Proteins from a genomic interval of Microbacterium abyssi:
- a CDS encoding carbohydrate ABC transporter permease translates to MRRQRAARWALAVPMMLLALATIYPMLYGLNISLKTRKDYVLDRLGVTQTFNVQNYIDAWVNADMGRYFLNTIIATVCSVTIILLLSSMCGYALSHLTFRGSKLAFLLILAMMMIPFQVIMVPTIKVLSDMGLINTFPGLIAAYVAQFLPFTVYFMTSYYSGVPKELTEAARVDGNGLFGTWWRIMVPVGKPALISMGILNSLFVWNDILIALLIMQSPSNRTVMVGVSALRGQYPDNVPTYIAGVMLAVLPIIVIYLIFQRQISAGVTAGATKG, encoded by the coding sequence ATGCGCAGGCAACGCGCCGCCCGCTGGGCTCTCGCCGTCCCGATGATGCTGCTCGCGCTGGCGACGATCTATCCGATGCTCTACGGGCTCAACATCTCGCTGAAGACACGCAAGGACTACGTACTCGACCGCCTCGGCGTCACGCAGACCTTCAACGTCCAGAACTACATCGACGCCTGGGTAAACGCCGACATGGGGCGCTACTTCCTCAACACGATCATCGCGACCGTGTGTTCGGTGACGATCATCCTGCTGCTTTCGTCGATGTGCGGCTACGCGCTCAGCCACCTGACGTTCCGCGGCAGCAAGCTCGCGTTCCTGCTCATCCTGGCGATGATGATGATCCCCTTCCAGGTGATCATGGTGCCGACGATCAAGGTTCTCAGCGACATGGGCCTGATCAACACGTTCCCCGGCCTCATCGCCGCCTACGTCGCACAGTTCCTGCCGTTCACCGTCTACTTCATGACCTCGTACTACTCCGGCGTGCCGAAGGAGCTCACCGAGGCCGCTCGGGTCGACGGCAACGGACTCTTCGGCACGTGGTGGCGCATCATGGTGCCGGTGGGAAAGCCCGCGTTGATCTCGATGGGCATCCTGAACTCGCTGTTCGTCTGGAACGACATCCTCATCGCGCTGCTCATCATGCAGTCTCCTTCGAACCGCACGGTCATGGTCGGCGTCAGCGCACTGCGTGGCCAGTACCCGGACAACGTGCCGACATACATCGCCGGCGTGATGCTCGCGGTCCTGCCGATCATCGTCATCTACCTGATCTTCCAGCGGCAGATCTCGGCCGGCGTGACGGCCGGCGCCACCAAGGGCTGA
- a CDS encoding carbohydrate ABC transporter permease has protein sequence MVLPVLLILAIFRLYPLVLGINFSFTGDKELNGQFIGLDNYVTLLGDARFQASARNVLVVLLFVPIQVFVAGILATFVFLKIPGHRFYRSVYFLPVVLSPIIIGAIFNIILAANGPLNNALGVLHIPGVDWLGLPETALPTVLVVHIWATFGMAFTIFLAGFATLDAELLDAAKIDGANMRQQIVHIIIPGLSQTIQFVFVTTTIGMLTGLFALLYTMTAGGPGAASYLPEFLIWKLNGEARPALASAASVFLLLIVLVIGLIQIRVLRRATKEA, from the coding sequence ATGGTGCTGCCGGTCCTGCTCATCCTTGCGATCTTCCGGTTGTATCCGCTCGTGCTGGGGATCAACTTCTCCTTCACGGGCGACAAGGAGCTCAACGGCCAGTTCATCGGCCTTGACAACTACGTCACCCTGCTCGGCGACGCGCGATTCCAGGCATCCGCGCGCAACGTGCTCGTCGTGCTGCTGTTCGTGCCGATCCAGGTCTTCGTCGCCGGCATCCTCGCGACATTCGTCTTCCTGAAGATTCCCGGACACCGCTTCTACCGGAGCGTGTACTTCCTCCCGGTGGTGCTCTCGCCGATCATCATCGGCGCGATCTTCAACATCATCCTCGCCGCCAACGGCCCCCTGAACAATGCGCTCGGGGTGCTGCACATCCCCGGTGTCGACTGGCTGGGTCTGCCCGAGACCGCCCTTCCGACAGTGCTCGTCGTACACATCTGGGCGACGTTCGGCATGGCGTTCACCATCTTCCTCGCGGGCTTCGCCACGCTTGACGCAGAGTTGCTGGATGCCGCGAAGATCGACGGCGCGAACATGCGCCAGCAGATCGTGCACATCATCATCCCTGGGCTCAGCCAGACGATCCAGTTCGTCTTCGTGACGACGACCATCGGGATGCTCACGGGCCTTTTCGCCCTGCTCTACACGATGACCGCGGGCGGCCCGGGGGCCGCGTCGTACCTTCCCGAGTTCCTCATCTGGAAGCTCAACGGCGAAGCGCGCCCCGCTCTTGCGTCGGCCGCTTCCGTGTTCCTGCTGCTGATCGTCCTCGTGATCGGACTGATCCAGATCCGCGTGCTGCGTCGCGCGACGAAGGAGGCCTGA
- a CDS encoding ABC transporter substrate-binding protein, producing MKRSIAVTAAVGAAALILTGCGGASPSGSAGSSGSSDKLVIWNWGDADESAATYTEDITAVFAETHPDVDVEIVNQPFDQYYTLLGSAVEAGTGPDIALFNGGTQLRSRADILVPLTDELADLEDTIAGWPAFQADGETYSAPRFLQGFPIYYNKAIFEAAGLDADNPPATWDELDEACAAILAETDASCFALGNKEGLGIEFFLSGFGSGVFTPEEYDAWIDGERDWTGEHATQILQLWADSSASGWYNDGANSTAMFNDSFDIFSAGNAAMVTALMSDTAHWSQFDEFLGADLGFMMPVTVNDGAEIALPAEGGTGYALLNEDKKDLGVDWIKASVDSDALAKFSLAGGQIASDTTIELETDIEAANDIVANLPDSKPLLHTALSAETLDLLHRLGQQLLSGDVAVSDAAAQLAASEG from the coding sequence ATGAAGCGAAGCATCGCTGTCACCGCAGCCGTAGGAGCGGCCGCACTCATCCTGACCGGTTGCGGCGGCGCATCGCCGTCGGGTTCGGCCGGAAGCTCCGGTTCGAGCGACAAGCTCGTCATCTGGAACTGGGGGGACGCGGACGAGTCGGCCGCGACCTACACGGAGGACATCACGGCGGTGTTCGCCGAAACGCACCCCGACGTCGATGTCGAAATCGTCAACCAGCCGTTCGACCAGTACTACACCCTGCTCGGCAGCGCGGTCGAAGCCGGCACGGGCCCGGACATCGCACTGTTCAACGGCGGGACCCAGCTGCGCAGTCGCGCAGACATCCTCGTTCCGCTGACCGACGAGTTGGCAGATCTTGAGGACACCATCGCCGGCTGGCCCGCCTTCCAGGCTGATGGAGAGACGTACTCCGCGCCTCGGTTCCTGCAGGGCTTCCCGATCTACTACAACAAGGCGATCTTCGAAGCGGCCGGGCTCGACGCCGATAACCCGCCCGCCACATGGGACGAACTGGACGAAGCCTGCGCGGCGATTCTCGCCGAGACCGATGCGTCGTGCTTCGCGCTCGGCAACAAGGAGGGCCTCGGCATCGAGTTCTTCCTCTCCGGATTCGGCTCGGGGGTCTTCACCCCGGAGGAGTACGACGCATGGATCGACGGCGAGCGCGACTGGACCGGCGAGCACGCCACGCAGATCCTGCAGCTCTGGGCCGACAGCTCGGCGAGCGGCTGGTACAACGACGGCGCGAACTCGACCGCGATGTTCAACGACTCGTTCGACATCTTCTCCGCAGGCAACGCCGCAATGGTCACGGCTCTGATGAGCGACACCGCTCACTGGAGTCAGTTCGACGAGTTCCTCGGAGCCGACCTCGGGTTCATGATGCCGGTGACCGTGAACGACGGCGCTGAAATCGCCCTCCCTGCCGAAGGCGGAACGGGATACGCCCTCCTCAACGAGGACAAGAAGGACCTGGGCGTCGACTGGATCAAGGCATCGGTCGACTCGGATGCTCTGGCGAAGTTCTCCCTCGCCGGTGGTCAGATCGCATCCGACACGACGATCGAGCTGGAGACGGACATCGAGGCCGCGAACGACATCGTCGCGAACCTTCCCGACAGCAAGCCGCTGCTGCACACCGCGCTCAGCGCGGAAACGCTCGATCTGCTGCACCGACTCGGACAGCAGCTTCTCAGCGGCGATGTGGCTGTCTCCGATGCAGCCGCCCAGCTGGCAGCTTCGGAGGGCTGA
- a CDS encoding FadR/GntR family transcriptional regulator — MTSPAEPASGRTRTPIDRIGVTVLKDLVEAIVTREFAPGEALPPEGELSLQFGVSRTVIRETMKRLQEKGMVTVAQGRGTHVTPATTWNVLDPLVLSTMIGNDSTLGVLDELSVVRASLEAAMAAAAADTADADARADLREHLEAMVERTEDSAAFREADVRFHLAIMRLSQNGLAENIARVLITHAVGSDRFTGQDPSHAFELTIAEHESIVEAIAAGDPEAARIAMSAHILGSWERRRLPSARRSND, encoded by the coding sequence ATGACTTCGCCCGCCGAGCCGGCCTCCGGACGCACCCGCACCCCGATCGACCGAATCGGCGTGACCGTGCTCAAGGACCTCGTAGAGGCCATCGTCACCCGCGAGTTCGCACCCGGTGAAGCGCTCCCGCCCGAGGGCGAACTGAGCCTGCAGTTCGGCGTCAGCCGCACCGTGATCCGCGAGACGATGAAGCGCCTGCAGGAGAAGGGCATGGTCACCGTCGCTCAGGGGCGAGGCACTCACGTCACCCCGGCGACGACGTGGAACGTGCTCGACCCCCTGGTCCTCTCGACGATGATCGGCAACGACAGCACCCTGGGAGTGCTGGACGAACTCAGCGTCGTCCGCGCGTCCCTCGAGGCCGCCATGGCGGCGGCAGCAGCTGACACAGCGGATGCCGATGCTCGAGCCGACCTGCGCGAACACCTCGAGGCCATGGTCGAGCGCACCGAGGACTCGGCCGCCTTCCGCGAGGCGGACGTGCGATTCCACCTGGCCATCATGCGACTTTCCCAGAACGGCTTGGCGGAGAACATCGCGCGCGTCCTCATCACCCACGCCGTCGGCAGCGACCGGTTCACCGGCCAGGATCCGTCGCACGCTTTCGAGCTGACGATCGCCGAGCACGAGAGCATCGTCGAAGCGATCGCCGCTGGCGACCCGGAGGCCGCCCGCATCGCGATGAGCGCTCACATTCTCGGCTCGTGGGAACGTCGGCGCCTCCCGTCCGCACGGCGCTCGAACGACTGA
- a CDS encoding mandelate racemase/muconate lactonizing enzyme family protein, translated as MKITGYRTLNTFHDWRRPIGDVNGCIASGITDVPLVVLETDEGIEGVGMGSHADLERLFPALEGKDPRAVASLYDSMISRVFKSSHAGATFGGIGAFDTALWDLKAKIAGEPLWRLLGAGDRFVHGYASALDAALSDEQLVGVYRSFAERGFTSAKLKGGRVLENDVRRFGLVADLLSGSGVTPALMLDSNESWNLKQAVRYISALEEKFDLTWVEEPLRRWDSIGLARLSASIRSAVATGENLTGLEQYRPLLDAGAADIVQAGACWGITHFLRVAVVAHSRDLPVSPVGLTANHAVTAAAAAVPNHLTAEVQDFGSPFGLTLDQEFADGGIVLGDRPGVGIEIDEAAIDGARMSGDWQEPAGPHVRSSRAGLRMVDRGVLEE; from the coding sequence ATGAAGATCACGGGCTACCGCACGCTGAACACGTTCCATGACTGGAGGCGCCCCATCGGCGATGTCAATGGGTGCATCGCCTCCGGCATCACCGATGTGCCGCTGGTCGTCCTCGAGACGGATGAGGGCATCGAGGGCGTAGGGATGGGCTCGCACGCCGATCTCGAGCGTCTCTTCCCTGCGCTGGAGGGGAAAGATCCGCGGGCCGTCGCGTCCCTGTACGACTCGATGATCTCGCGCGTCTTCAAGTCGTCGCACGCGGGCGCGACCTTCGGCGGCATCGGAGCCTTCGACACCGCGCTGTGGGACCTCAAAGCGAAGATCGCAGGCGAACCGCTCTGGCGTCTGCTGGGTGCCGGCGACCGTTTCGTGCACGGATATGCTTCCGCACTCGACGCCGCGCTCAGCGACGAGCAGCTCGTCGGGGTCTATCGCTCCTTCGCCGAACGTGGGTTCACCTCCGCGAAGCTCAAAGGCGGACGCGTTCTCGAGAACGATGTGCGTCGCTTCGGCCTCGTGGCGGACCTGCTCTCCGGTTCGGGTGTGACGCCCGCTCTGATGCTCGACTCCAACGAGTCCTGGAACCTCAAGCAGGCGGTGCGTTACATCAGCGCCCTGGAGGAGAAGTTCGATCTCACCTGGGTCGAAGAACCCCTGCGCCGCTGGGACTCGATCGGTCTCGCGCGCCTCAGCGCATCGATCCGATCTGCGGTCGCGACCGGCGAGAACCTGACCGGGCTCGAGCAGTATCGACCGCTGCTGGATGCCGGCGCGGCCGACATCGTGCAGGCGGGTGCATGCTGGGGGATAACCCATTTCCTGAGGGTGGCAGTCGTCGCGCACAGCCGCGATCTGCCCGTGAGTCCCGTCGGCCTGACCGCCAATCACGCCGTCACAGCGGCCGCCGCGGCCGTGCCGAATCACCTCACGGCCGAAGTTCAGGATTTCGGATCCCCGTTCGGTCTGACGCTCGATCAGGAATTCGCCGACGGCGGGATCGTACTCGGAGACCGCCCCGGTGTCGGCATCGAGATCGACGAGGCCGCGATCGACGGCGCTCGCATGTCCGGAGACTGGCAGGAGCCTGCTGGGCCGCACGTGCGGTCCTCTCGCGCGGGATTGCGCATGGTCGACCGAGGAGTTCTGGAGGAATGA
- a CDS encoding MBL fold metallo-hydrolase: MMHEIRPGLHRIQAPLGERFIAMYLLTGPGGALLFDTGIADSVTGTLLPYLDEAGIHPTRIRWVISSHCDFDHTGGNAALRAAAPDAEFLAGRADVPMTEDVELLINGRYGEFAERDGFDDPPETTAEVRRATGLVPVARALDGGETFDLGGGRIIEVLAVPGHSPGHLALWDAANDALLISDAVLGETVPTADGRAAFPPTYRDTPDYVDSIRRLRGYGANLLLTAHYPIYEGEAVNAFLDGSLAYTERIDAAITQVLAGSEELTTLEIIRRCAAGLGPWDGAAADYLIFPVTGNLERLLRQHMVAEGERDGIRTWRWTA, from the coding sequence ATGATGCACGAGATCCGCCCCGGACTGCACCGGATTCAGGCCCCACTCGGCGAGCGTTTCATCGCCATGTATCTGCTCACCGGGCCCGGCGGGGCGCTGCTCTTCGACACCGGCATCGCCGATTCCGTCACCGGGACTCTGCTGCCCTACCTGGATGAGGCAGGTATCCACCCCACCCGGATCCGCTGGGTGATCAGCTCGCACTGCGACTTCGATCACACCGGAGGCAACGCGGCGCTGCGCGCCGCAGCCCCTGACGCGGAGTTCCTCGCCGGTCGAGCGGACGTGCCGATGACCGAGGACGTCGAACTGCTGATCAACGGACGATACGGCGAATTCGCCGAACGCGACGGCTTCGACGACCCCCCGGAGACGACGGCAGAGGTGCGTCGCGCCACCGGTCTGGTCCCGGTCGCGCGGGCGCTCGACGGCGGGGAGACGTTCGACCTCGGCGGTGGCCGGATCATCGAGGTGCTCGCCGTCCCCGGACATTCCCCCGGACATCTTGCGCTGTGGGATGCAGCGAATGACGCGCTGCTCATCTCCGATGCGGTGCTCGGCGAGACCGTGCCCACGGCTGACGGCCGGGCGGCGTTTCCGCCGACCTACCGTGACACGCCCGACTACGTCGACAGCATCCGCCGACTGCGCGGATACGGTGCGAACCTGCTCCTCACCGCGCACTACCCGATCTACGAGGGCGAGGCGGTCAACGCGTTTCTCGATGGTTCGCTGGCTTACACAGAGCGCATCGACGCGGCGATCACCCAGGTGCTGGCCGGCAGCGAGGAACTCACCACCCTGGAGATCATCCGCCGTTGCGCCGCGGGCCTCGGCCCGTGGGACGGAGCTGCCGCCGATTACCTGATCTTCCCCGTGACCGGAAACCTCGAACGTCTGCTGCGGCAGCACATGGTGGCCGAGGGCGAACGTGACGGCATCCGCACCTGGAGGTGGACGGCATGA
- a CDS encoding Gfo/Idh/MocA family protein: protein MSERTVRLGAIGAGWWATSNHFPIFASRDDVDLVGVCGKGPGLETTREKFGFDFATEDSAELLDADIDAVVISTPHDLHHPLAVQALERGLHVLCEKPMTLRADQAWDLAARAEQAGTVFLVPYGWNYKPFTVAAKRMLDAGDIGEIQYALCHMASPTRGLFGTDPSHMLERWNSETAPDPSTWSSPERGGGYAHGQITHSSALLFWLTGLRAASVAGRVLNAGAPVDLFDAGVIRFDNGALGSLSGAATLADGDKYQVDIRLFGTDGVLMIDVERERVSLSRYDGRREELTIAAGEGEYECLTPPVRFIELITGASTENNSDVTVAARSVELIDALIRSSASGGADTPVR from the coding sequence ATGAGCGAGCGCACCGTGCGCCTGGGCGCCATCGGCGCGGGCTGGTGGGCGACGAGCAACCACTTCCCGATCTTCGCGTCTCGCGACGACGTGGATCTCGTCGGCGTCTGCGGCAAGGGGCCGGGACTCGAGACGACGCGTGAGAAGTTCGGCTTCGACTTCGCCACGGAGGACAGCGCCGAGCTGCTCGATGCAGACATCGACGCCGTCGTGATCTCGACACCGCACGACCTGCATCACCCGCTCGCCGTGCAGGCGCTCGAGCGCGGACTGCACGTTCTGTGTGAGAAGCCGATGACTCTCCGCGCCGATCAGGCGTGGGATCTGGCGGCGCGCGCCGAGCAGGCCGGCACCGTCTTCCTCGTGCCGTACGGCTGGAACTACAAGCCGTTCACCGTGGCCGCCAAGCGGATGCTGGACGCCGGGGACATCGGCGAGATCCAATACGCCCTGTGCCATATGGCCTCTCCCACGCGGGGGCTGTTCGGCACCGACCCGTCCCACATGCTCGAGCGCTGGAACTCCGAGACCGCGCCGGATCCCTCCACCTGGTCGAGCCCCGAGCGTGGCGGCGGCTATGCCCACGGGCAGATCACGCACTCCTCCGCACTGCTGTTCTGGCTCACCGGCCTGCGCGCGGCATCCGTGGCGGGACGAGTGCTCAACGCGGGTGCACCGGTCGATCTGTTCGACGCGGGTGTGATCCGCTTCGACAATGGTGCGCTCGGGTCTCTCTCGGGCGCTGCGACTCTCGCCGACGGCGACAAGTACCAGGTCGACATCCGTCTGTTCGGCACGGACGGCGTACTCATGATCGACGTCGAGCGTGAGCGCGTCAGCCTCAGCCGCTACGACGGTCGCCGCGAGGAGTTGACGATCGCAGCCGGCGAGGGCGAGTACGAGTGCCTGACGCCTCCCGTCCGCTTCATCGAGCTGATCACCGGCGCGAGCACCGAGAACAACTCTGATGTCACCGTGGCCGCACGCTCCGTGGAGCTCATCGATGCCCTGATCCGGTCGTCCGCCTCCGGCGGTGCCGACACCCCTGTTCGCTGA
- a CDS encoding CaiB/BaiF CoA transferase family protein produces the protein MTDSSARGVLDGYRVIDCSIAMAGPFAAQRLGDLGADVIKVEPTAGEWQRFAAAGGAKGNEINVSFLSLNRNKRSLAVDLKSDDGKEIVRELIAGADVFLQNYRPGVAARLGLDYETLSAINPSLVYVSMSGYGEDGPYRDRPGQDLILQAMSGAMLSAGREGEPPTPAGQYLADAVTASTAFEGVLAALLHRERTGEGQLVTVNMLDALTTLQMQELSVYTVGGVPQRRGQEPNAHVYIRAPYGVFETADGYLALGFADLEKLGEIFDEPSFAGMDPEVHGWTHRDELYATVGRHLRENTTQHWLDTLLAAGMWVGPVYGYEDLVKDPQIIHNGTFVEYDHPTEGHVKTPGFPYRFAKTPPRIDRGAPRVGEHTEEILAELGVDSDRVRALLDAGVIARTKTTVPA, from the coding sequence ATGACTGACTCGTCCGCACGCGGCGTCCTCGACGGCTACCGCGTCATCGACTGCTCCATCGCGATGGCGGGCCCGTTCGCCGCCCAGCGGCTCGGCGATCTCGGCGCCGATGTCATCAAGGTCGAGCCGACCGCCGGCGAATGGCAGCGCTTCGCCGCGGCCGGAGGTGCGAAGGGAAACGAGATCAACGTCTCCTTCCTCTCCCTCAATCGCAACAAGCGCTCACTCGCCGTCGACCTGAAGTCGGACGACGGCAAGGAGATCGTGCGCGAGCTCATCGCCGGGGCCGACGTCTTCCTGCAGAACTACCGCCCGGGCGTCGCAGCGCGCCTCGGCCTGGACTACGAGACGCTCTCGGCGATCAATCCGTCGCTGGTCTACGTGTCGATGTCCGGTTACGGCGAGGACGGACCGTACCGCGATCGTCCGGGGCAGGACCTGATCCTGCAGGCGATGAGCGGTGCCATGCTCTCGGCAGGACGCGAGGGCGAGCCGCCGACCCCCGCCGGTCAGTATCTGGCCGATGCCGTCACGGCATCCACCGCGTTCGAGGGCGTGCTTGCGGCACTGCTGCATCGTGAGCGCACCGGCGAGGGGCAGCTGGTCACGGTCAACATGCTCGACGCCCTCACGACGCTGCAGATGCAGGAACTCAGCGTCTACACCGTCGGCGGCGTGCCGCAGCGGCGCGGTCAGGAACCGAACGCCCATGTCTACATCCGTGCGCCGTACGGCGTCTTCGAGACGGCGGACGGGTACCTCGCACTCGGGTTCGCCGACCTGGAGAAGCTGGGGGAGATCTTCGACGAGCCGAGCTTCGCAGGCATGGATCCGGAAGTGCACGGCTGGACCCATCGTGACGAGCTGTACGCGACTGTCGGGCGTCACCTGCGAGAGAACACGACGCAGCACTGGCTGGACACGCTGCTGGCCGCGGGCATGTGGGTCGGGCCGGTCTACGGCTACGAGGACCTCGTGAAGGATCCGCAGATCATCCACAACGGCACCTTCGTCGAATACGACCACCCGACAGAGGGACATGTGAAGACGCCGGGCTTCCCGTACCGCTTCGCGAAGACGCCACCGCGTATCGACCGGGGTGCGCCGCGGGTGGGCGAGCACACCGAAGAGATCCTTGCCGAACTCGGGGTGGACTCCGACCGCGTGCGCGCGCTGCTGGATGCCGGAGTCATTGCCCGGACGAAGACGACGGTTCCCGCATGA
- a CDS encoding carbohydrate ABC transporter substrate-binding protein, which produces MTEYVGLTWDHPRGRDALEAAAGDLGGGDSLRWEVQSLEGFESAPIEELSRRYDLLVLDHPHLGDALEHDSIRPIEELFPPEQVTEWERGAVGPSISSYRVSGRLWALPLDAATQVSARRRDLVLEAPATWDDALALVDRGLVATSLAGPHAFLSLCSIVVSLGGVPGAGGDLFGREAALRALELLTRLSSRAPEGSDGLNPIGLLDRMRDVGDIGYVPLVYGYVNYSSRALAFGAPPAQEGRIGSTIGGTGIAVTRRSEPSRALLAHLRMLLSEEAQRGFIPSHAGQPSARAAWTDPAVDAAAHGFYSATLSTIESAWIRPRVTGYIPFQSEASALVRQAVSGARRAEDVLADLEERFASVLAAASDNEEYA; this is translated from the coding sequence ATGACCGAGTACGTCGGCCTGACCTGGGACCATCCACGCGGTCGGGACGCCCTGGAGGCGGCGGCGGGCGATCTCGGGGGCGGCGACAGCCTGCGCTGGGAGGTGCAGTCGCTCGAAGGGTTCGAGTCCGCGCCCATCGAAGAACTGTCGCGACGGTACGATCTGCTCGTGCTGGATCACCCTCACCTGGGCGACGCACTGGAACACGACAGCATCCGCCCCATCGAGGAACTCTTCCCGCCCGAACAGGTGACGGAGTGGGAACGGGGCGCCGTCGGTCCGAGCATCTCGTCGTATCGGGTCTCCGGCCGACTGTGGGCGCTGCCGCTGGACGCCGCCACGCAGGTCTCGGCGCGCCGACGCGACCTCGTGCTCGAGGCGCCAGCGACATGGGACGACGCGCTCGCACTCGTCGACCGCGGTCTCGTCGCGACGAGTCTTGCAGGACCGCACGCCTTCCTCTCGCTGTGCTCGATCGTCGTCTCGCTCGGCGGCGTCCCGGGGGCGGGTGGCGATCTCTTCGGCCGGGAGGCGGCGCTTCGTGCGCTCGAACTTCTGACGCGTCTCTCCTCGCGAGCACCGGAGGGCTCAGACGGACTCAACCCGATAGGTCTGCTCGACCGGATGCGCGACGTCGGGGACATCGGCTACGTCCCACTCGTGTACGGGTACGTGAACTACAGCTCCCGGGCCCTCGCGTTCGGCGCTCCTCCCGCGCAGGAAGGGCGCATCGGATCGACCATCGGCGGCACCGGCATCGCTGTGACACGTCGCTCCGAACCCTCGAGAGCGTTGCTTGCGCACCTGCGGATGCTGCTCTCCGAAGAAGCGCAGCGCGGGTTCATCCCCAGCCATGCGGGTCAGCCCAGCGCGCGCGCCGCGTGGACCGATCCGGCGGTGGATGCCGCAGCGCATGGCTTCTACTCCGCGACACTCTCTACGATCGAATCCGCCTGGATCCGACCGCGAGTGACCGGATACATCCCCTTCCAATCCGAGGCATCCGCCCTGGTGCGACAAGCCGTGTCCGGCGCACGTCGGGCAGAGGACGTCCTCGCCGACCTCGAGGAGCGCTTCGCCTCCGTGCTGGCCGCCGCATCCGACAACGAGGAGTACGCATGA
- a CDS encoding enoyl-CoA hydratase/isomerase family protein: MTVASDTDLIVVESAGHVATVRLNRPEKLNAVTQHMSDSLVQIVRALNDDPEIRAVVYTGTGRAFSAGSDISTLDQYATPWEFRNRRDYCDALRELRKPVIAAVNGYAFGGGLEASLTCDIRLAADTASFAAPEIKLGWIGGGGMSVLLANSIGASNAALMLMSGDPIDAQRALAWGLVSEIVPVDELLARAQELAATIASRPPIAAQTAKANLRAAWNMPQDQAIAYEREMQGITFATEDAAEGRAAFAEKRSGVFHAR; encoded by the coding sequence ATGACCGTCGCGTCCGACACAGACCTGATCGTCGTGGAGAGCGCGGGGCACGTCGCCACCGTGCGACTGAATCGTCCTGAGAAGCTCAACGCCGTCACGCAGCACATGAGCGATTCGCTCGTGCAGATCGTCCGGGCCCTCAACGACGATCCGGAGATCCGCGCCGTCGTCTACACCGGCACCGGACGCGCTTTCAGCGCCGGCAGTGACATCTCCACGCTCGACCAGTACGCGACCCCGTGGGAGTTCCGCAACCGCCGCGACTACTGCGATGCGCTGCGAGAACTGCGCAAACCCGTGATCGCAGCGGTGAACGGGTACGCCTTCGGAGGCGGGCTGGAGGCATCACTCACCTGCGACATCCGCCTGGCCGCCGACACGGCGAGTTTCGCTGCGCCCGAGATCAAGCTCGGCTGGATCGGCGGGGGCGGCATGTCGGTGCTTCTGGCGAACTCGATCGGAGCCAGCAACGCGGCTCTCATGCTGATGAGCGGTGACCCGATCGACGCGCAGCGCGCGCTCGCGTGGGGGCTCGTCAGCGAGATCGTTCCCGTCGACGAACTCCTCGCTCGTGCGCAGGAACTGGCTGCGACGATCGCCTCGCGTCCTCCGATCGCCGCTCAGACGGCGAAGGCGAATCTGCGCGCCGCGTGGAACATGCCGCAGGACCAGGCGATCGCCTACGAGCGCGAGATGCAGGGCATCACCTTCGCCACAGAGGACGCCGCCGAAGGGCGGGCGGCTTTCGCCGAGAAGCGCTCCGGAGTCTTCCACGCCCGCTGA